Below is a genomic region from Sulfuricaulis sp..
AAGCGCAAGCTGATGAACTTGGTGTAGAACGTGTGAAAGCCGTCAGGCGTCAGGTTCAGCCCAGAGAAATCCTGCGCCAGTTCCCGCTGCTGAGCCCTTTCTTTCCTTCGTTTGCTAGTTGTTTTTTTCATGAATGGAAAAGCTCGCTCAATATCCTGCCCCGTTTTCATGATATTGAACCGTCCTGTAGTTCTAATGGAAACTAGGATAACGGATAAAGCAGGGGTTTTCTACCGCCGGGCTGGCGCCCCGGGAACGGTCGTAGCTTAGAGACTGTGTCAGAACAAATACAAAAATCATGAACCACGGGGTCCACGGGGAGAAATGAATAGGATCATGCCTTCATCCCAGCCTGGTTTTCCCCGTGCTCCCCGTGGTTGAAATTCTTAACTATTACCCAGCATGTTCCGCAGGTTGGCGACATGGATGTCGGCGCGGCCGAGCATAGCCTGAGCATCAGGCTCCCGGTCCGGCTCCTCCCACTTGAGGTCATCCGATGGTAATTCCCTGAGGAAACGGCTGGATTCGCAGATGATGACCTCGCCGCCGCGCTTGCGCCGGTCGACAAAGGAGAATGTCAGCGTTTGGCGCGCGCGCGTCATGGCCACGTAGGCGAGACGGCGTTCTTCTTCCACGCCGGCCTCCGACTTGTTCTGATGTTGCGGCATCAGGCCTTCTTCCATGCCGACGATGAAAACATGCGGAAATTCCAGGCCCTTGGCGGCGTGCACGGTCATGAGCGAAACCAGATCGCCGGGATTTTCCTGATCGCCTTTATCCAGGATGCCCGAGAGCGTCAGCCGCGCGACCAGGTCGCTGAGCGTCAAGTCCTCTTCCTGGCGCGCGAGACGCTGGATCCAGCCCACCAGTTCCAGCACGTTTTCCATGCGGCGTTGTGCGATCTTTTGATCGTTGCAGATGTCCTTGAGCCAATCTTCATAATGCAGGTCGGTCAGCATGTCGCACACGAGTTTGCCCGGCTCATCATCTTCCGACTTGGTGATCATTTCCATCAGCCAGTGCGTGAAACCGCGCAACGTTGTTTCCTGACGTGCGGTAAGTTTCGTGTCGATGCCGGGATCCATGGACGCTTGCAACAGGCTCGTGTTCAGTTCGGCGGCATGCGCGGAGAGCAGCTCCAGTGTGGCCGGAACGATTTCGCGCCGCGGCGTGTTGATCACGCGCAGGAAGGCATTGTCATCGCCCGGGTTGCATAGCAGGCGCAGATAGGCCATGACGTCCTTGATCTCGGTCTTGTCGAAGAATGACGTCCCGCCGCTCTGAAAATGCGGAATGCGCCGCTCGCGCAACACGCGCTCGAGCACGCGCGACTGATTGTTCTCCCGGAACAGGATGGCGTAATCCCTGAAATCCGTGTTGTTCTTGAATTTGTGATTCAGCAATTCGGAAATAACGCGCTCGGCCTCGTGCTCCTCGCCGCGTGCCCGCAGCACGCGCAGCGACTCGCCGTAATCGCGGTCGCACCACAGCGATTTCTCGAAGAGATGGGAGTTATTCGCAATCAGGGCATTGGCGGCCTTGAGAATCCGCCCGCTCGAACGGTAGTTCTGCTCGAGCTTGATTACCTTAAGTAGCGGGAAATCCTGTTGCAGCTGTTTCAGGTTCTCCGGATGTGCGCCGCGCCAGGCATAGATGGACTGGTCGTCATCGCCCACCACGGTGAGCGCACCGCGATCGCCGGCCAGTAGTTTGACGAGCTGGTACTGGCATAAATTTGTGTCCTGGAATTCGTCCACCAGCAGGTAACGCACGCGCTGGCGCCATTCCGCCAGTAGTTCCGGGTGCTCCTGGAGGAGCCGCACCGGCTTGAGGATGAGGTCGTCGAGATCCATGGCGTTGTACGCCTGGAGGTGGCGTTCGTATTCGCCGTAGATCCGCGCTGCCACGTCCTGGATGGTTTCGCCCCCGGCCGTGAGTGGCGCTTCCGCTGGCGACACCAGGTTGTTTTTCCATAACGAGATCTGGTGCCGTACGGCCTCGGCAGGGTTAATCTTGCCGGTGTATTGTCCGCGCAGTAGCTTGCTGAGCAGTGCCTGGCTGTCTTCGCCGTCGTACAGCGAGAAGCCCGGCCGGTAACCGATATCGCTCAGGTGCTCGCGCAGGATTTTCAGGCCGAAGGTATGGAAGGTCGAGATGAGCAGTTCCTTGCTGTATTCGCCGTTCATCAGATCGGACACGCGCGATTTCATTTCGCGTGCGGCCCTGTTGGTGAAGGTGATGGCGACGATATGGCGCGGGGCAATGCCGTAGTCGCGGATAAGCCAGGAGATTTTACGGGTAATGACGGAGGTCTTGCCGCTGCCCGCGCCCGCCAGCACCAGCAGGGGGCCATTGACGTACTGCACGGCCGCTTTCTGTGGCGGGTTCAGTTTAGGCAATTCCGCTGGATCGTGATAGGAAGTGTCATGACTGGACGGGCATTCTAACCTTAATTCACAGTCGTTTGAAAGAAAAGTTTCCGGAAAAATTTATCTTCATTCCAGTTGCTCAAGAAAGTTTTTCATGCGTTCCCGCGTCGCGGCGGGTTTGTCCAGCAGCTGGCCAATGAGATCGAACAGGGCGTGGTGGCGGGAGCCGAACAACCGGTGGGCACGCACCATCTTCAGGGTGTGCACGCCTTCGCCTTCAAGCGCGCCGGTTTGGCCACGAACCAGCCGACGACCCAGCTCGTGATGGTGGGAGCCCTTGCTGGTGGCCGTGGTAATCAGGTCGCCAAGGCCGGCGAGTCCGTGCGCCGCGCCCGCCGAACCGCCCAGACCGGTGACGATGCGCTCCAGCTCGTGCATGGCCGCCGTGGCAAGATAGCCCCGCATGTTGTCACCCAGGCCCAGCTCGTCTGCCACGCCGAACAGGATGGCGTAAACGTTCTTGAGCACGGCCGACCAGGAAATGCCCTCGGTGTCGGCGCTGTGTTCGAGGTAAAGCGAGGTACCGGCAAAGACATCGCGCAGGCGAGCAAAGATTTCAGCCCGTGCGGCGCCGGCTTGGGCGAAGGCCGGACGTCCGGCGCGGATTTCCTCCGAAATCATCGGTCCGTAAAGCACGGCAATTGGGGCTTCCGGACCCAGCGCTTGGGTAAGTGCCCGCGCCGCCGTGCGTCCCTCGTCGTCGAGCCCCTTGGCGATACTGACGCAGAACGTGTCCGGGCGCAGACGGGGCCGCAGCCGGGTGGCCAGCTCGAAATGGGGATTGGCCGGCAGACAGAAGATAATGATGTCCTGTTGTCCGGCGATGGATTCCAGTTCGACGGCAAGGCTGCCTGGTTGGGAGCGACGCTGCCAGACCGTGAGCGTGTGGCGCTGTTGCAGGAGGTATTCCATAGCCCGGCCCATTTCGCCGTGGCCGAGGATGAGGATTTGATATTTATTTTTCACCGCCAAGTCGCCAAGACGCCAAGAATTCAGAAAGTCTAACGAATCCCAGGGTTAAAATCCTGAATTTCATTGGCGTCCTTGGCGTCTTGGCGGTTAAGCACATATAGTTCCAGAGCATGACTAATCGAATTATTTTCGTCCCGGGGAAAAATCCCAAGCCGCCCGCGGAAGAGCACCGGCGTCAGTTGGTGCGCAGCCTGCTCCGGGGTGTCGAGCGCGCCGACCCCGCTGTGGCGCTGGAGATCGAACGCAAACCCGACAGCTTCCAGTGCATCTCGTGGAATCCGCTCTACTATCAAAGCTACAAGCCGCTGGACGAGGATCTGCCGTGGATCGAGGCGTTGCTGAAGCAGGTTGGCCCGACCCAGGAAGATGTGCAGGAGGCGCTATCGGTTCGCCGTCGCTTCGCCTGGGTGCTTTATACGGTGGCGGATCTGTTTCATTTTCTCATTCCGTTGCTGCCGGACCCGGTCGTGAGGGCTACGATCCGGGAAACCGCGCGTTACTTCAGCAACGACGGAGGCATCGGCCAGCAGGTACGTGAGTTGCTCAAGGTGCCACTGCGTAAAATGCTGGAGGCGGGAGATCGTATCCTTATTATTGGCCACAGCATGGGTTCCGTGATCGCCTACGACAGCCTGTGGGAATTGACGCACATCGAGAAAAACCCCGGCCGGATCGACCTGCTCTCGCTGGGCAGCCCCTTGGGTATGCGCTTCACGCAGCAGCGCCTGCTGGGCGTGCGTGAAAAGGGGACGCAGCGTTATCCCCAAAATATCCGGCACTGGACCAACATGACCGCGCAGGGCGACCTCACGGCCCCGGATCCCACGGTGCGCGATGATTTCAAGGCCATGCTGAAGCTGGGCGTGGTGGAGTCGATCACCGATGTGAATGGCGGACTCTTCAATTATTTTCGCAATGAGCGGGGACTGAACGCGCATCGTTCCTATGGCTACCTCGTCAACCCCCGGGTGGGCGAGGTCATCGCGAACTGGTGGAAAGAGGGCGGATGAAATGAAACAGATGATGCGGTGGAAATTCGCCATGCTTGTGGCGCTGGGCTTGTGCGGGCTTGGACCGGTTTCCGCTGTCTGGGCAGAGGCCGACAGGCTTCCCGAGCCGGTGGCGGCGGCGCTGAAGCGCCATGGCTTCCCGACGCGCGGCCTGAGTCTCTATGTGCAAGAAATCGGTCAGGACGAGCCGGTATTGTCCATTGCGGCCAATCAGCCTCGCTTTCCCGCCTCGACCATCAAGCTGCTCACCACGCTGGCGGCGCTGGAGGAACTTACCCCGGCCTGGCGCTGGAAGACCGAGGCCTATGTCACGCAACCCGTGCGTGACGGGCGCCTGGCGGGCGATCTTTATATTAAGGGTTACGGCGACCCCTATCTGGTGATCGAGCATTTCTGGCGCCTGCTGCGTGCGCTGCGCGCGGCGGGCCTGGAAACCATCGATGGCAATCTGGTGCTTGACCAGAGCCACTTTGCGCGTGAAGCGGGCGATGCCGCCGATTTCGATAACCAACCGCTGCGCGCCTACAATGTCCTGCCGAATGCCTTGCTGGTCAATTTTCAGGCGGTGAATTTCCGCTTTATCCCGCAGTTGTCAGTCCAACGTGTTCAGATTATTGCCGATCCGCTGCCGGCGAATGTCGAGCTGGAGAATCGCGTGGTGCTGGCCGATGCGGTGTGCCGCGGTTGGGCGCACCGGCTTGGCATGAAGGTGCGCCATGAAAAGGACCGCACGCGCGTGGTTTTCAGCGGCACCTATGACGCCGGCTGCGGCAACAACGAGCTGTTCCGCGTGGTGTCCGAGCCCGCGCCGTATATTCTCGGCCTGTTCCGCTTGCTGTGGACGGAACTGGGCGGGCGTTTTGCGGGCGATGTGCGTGAGGCTACGGTCCCGGCCGAGGCCACGTTGTTCCACACCTCTTATTCGCCGCCGCTGGCGGACATCGTTCGCTCCATTAACAAGTACAGCAACAATGTCATGGCGCGTCAGCTGTTGCTGACGCTGGGAGCCGAAAAGGCCGGAACGCCCGGTACGACGGATAAGGGTATTCAGGCGGTAAGCGAGTGGCTTAAGCGCCGTAATCTCATTTTTCCGGAACTGGTGCTGGAGAACGGGGCGGGGCTTTCACGCGAAGAGACGATCTCCGCGCGCCATCTGGGACAAGTATTATTGGCCGGTTGGCGCAGTCCGTACATGCCGGAATTCATTTCCTCGCTACCCCTCGCAGCCATGGATGGGACCTTGCGCCGGCGCTTCAACAGTGGGGCGCTCGAGGGACAAATGCATCTCAAAACCGGCAGCCTGAACGATGTACGCAGCGTGGCGGGTTACGTGCTGGACCGCGCTGGCCGGCGTGTGGTGGTTGTCTGCCTGCATAATCAGGCTCGGGCCGACACCGCTGCCGGCGAGGCGGTGCAGGAGGCGGTGCTTCAATGGGTCCATGAGCGGCCCTGATATTTCAGCACTGGACAGTCCTTATGGTATGGTCAATCCTTAAGTTTTGGCGGTCACGACGGACACACACAATGGCGACCAAATACGTTAATGCGGTAATCTCGGAAGAAAACAACGATAACAGTCTGCCCGTGCTGGACGGCACGCTCGGACCCAGCGCGGTGGACATCCAGTCTTTGTACTCCCGAAACGGCCTGCTGGCCTACGATCCCGGGTTCCGCTCCACCGCCGCCTGCAAGAGCAGCATTACTTTCGTGGACGGCGACAAGGGTGTGTTGCTTTATCGCGGGTACCCGATCGAGGAGCTGGCCGAACACAGCGAATTCATCGAAGTGGCCTATCTGTTGATGCATGGCGAATTACCCAACGCCACGCAACGCAAAAAATTTGACGACGCGATTGGCAGCTACAACCTGCTGCATGAGCAGGTGCTCTCGTTTTACCGTGGTTTCCGCCGTGACGCCCACCCCATGGCAGTTATGGTCGGTGTGGTCGGCGCGCTGTCGGCGTTTTATCACGATGTCATGAACATGCGCGACGCCGATGACCGTGAACTGGCGGCCATCCGGCTCGTTGCCAAAATGCCGATGCTGGCTGCGGCCAGCTACACTTATTCAATCGGCCGCCCGCAACGCTATCCGAACAACACGCTCGACTACGCCTCGAATTTCCTGCAAATGATGTTCGGCGCGCCGAACCGGGACTACGTCGTCGATCCAGTCTTAGCGCGCGCGCTCGACGTTATCCTGATCCTGCACGCTGACCACGAACAGAATGCCTCAACCTCCACGGTGCGGCTGGCCGCCTCCAGCGGCGCCAATCCTTTCGCCTGCATCGCCGCCGGCATTGCCTCGCTTTGGGGCCCGGCGCACGGCGGCGCCAACGAGGCCGTGCTCAAGATGCTGATGGAGATCGGCAGCGTGGAGAACATCCCGAAGACCATCGACCGCGCCAAGGACAAGAGCGATCCCTTCCGCCTCATGGGTTTCGGCCACCGTATCTACAAGAATTTCGATCCGCGCTCGCTGGTCATTCAGAAGCAGGCGAAAAAGGTTTTGGCGCATCTCGGCAAGGACGACCCGCTGCTGGAAATTGCCATGCGGCTGGAGGAGATCGCGCTCAAGGACGAATACTTCATCGAGCGCAAGCTGTACCCGAACGTGGATTTCTACTCCGGCATCTTGCTGCGCGCCATGGGCTTCCCCATGACCATGTTCACCGCCGTGTTCGCGCTGGCGCGTACGGCCGGCTGGGCCAGCCACTGGCTCGAGCTGCAGGGCGAATCCCACGGCATCGATCGTCCGCGCCAGATTTACGTCGGCAAGACCCTGCGGCATTATTCGAAGAAAAAATAAATCCCTGTGTTGAGCTGGGCGATTTATCCGGACCTGCGTTTATCCAGACTCAAAGGACTTTTTGCCATGAAGAAATATCTTTGGTTCGTGCTGGCGGGAATCTTGCTCGGTGGTTGCGCCTCGTATACCGCCACCTCCGGCCGGGTAGTCATCAAGGATGACGGCAAAGCTGCCGACAAAGCTGTCGAGATTCGGCTCATCCCCAGCGATCGTGCGCTGATCAAGGATTACTACCGGAAATCCCCCGTCGCGAATACCGCTCCAGGGTCGATGCCTTTGATCAGGGGCGGCAACCTTCTGGCGGACGTCAAGGTGGAACCCCTGCCGCCCGTGCTGGAACGGAAACTATCGTCATTACCGACCACCCATGTGCGCTGGATAACTGGCCGCGACGTCATTCTTGTTGAAAAGAAAACGCGCACCATCGTGGATGCGATTTACGACGTGACGAAATAGCGCGTCACTTTTTTATCAAGAATCTCCCGACTAGGGCGCGGCGTTTTTCGTAGGCCTCGCGCGCAATCGCCACGTCTTCCAGAAAGTAGGGCAACTCTTCCAGCAGCAACGCCTGCGGGCCGTCGACCAGGGCCTTGGTCGGCACCGGATGGAAATCCACCAGAATCATGTTGGCGCCGGCGATCACGCCCTGCGCGGTGACATGCGAAATATCGAGCATGCCATCGGGCGCGCGGTCGCGCGTGCCCACCGAATGCGAGGGATCGATGCACACCGGCATGCGCGTCAGGCGCTTGATCACCGGCACGTGCGCGAAGTCGACGAAGTTGCGGTGCGGATCGCCCATGTTGGTCTTCATGCCGCGCAGGCCGAAGACAATATTCCGGTTGCCTTCGCTGGCCAGGTATTCGGCGGCGTTCAGCGATTCCTCCAGGGTGATGCCGAAGCCGCGCTTGAGCAGCACCGGCAACTCGCGCTGGCGTCCGACGATTTTCAGCAGTTCAAAATTCTGGGTGTTGCGCGTGCCGATCTGAATCATCACGCCGGTAGGTTTGCCGGTCTTGTGCAATGCCTCCTGGATTTCGATCAGATGTGAGTCGTGGGTGATCTCCATGGCGATCACCTTGATGCCGTATTTTCCAGCGAGCTCGAACACCCACGGCAGGCACTCCTTGCCATGGCCCTGGAAGGAATAGGGATTGGTGCGCGGCTTGTACGCGCCCATGCGCGTGCATACCTGGCCGTTATCGCGCAATGCCTTCAGCATCATCTCGACATGAGTCGGATTATCCACGGCACAGAGACCGGCGAAGACGTTGAGATTGTCCTGGCTGAATTTAACGCCGTTGTACTCAAAGCCGGTCTGGCGGCCGTCGTCTTTGTGCCGTCCCAGGATGCGGTATTCTTCCGAGATGCGCACCACGCGCTCCACGCCTGGCAGACTTTCGATCTCGGTTTTGTCGAGCGAGGCGGTGTCGCCGATGAGATAAATTTCCGTGAGCGTTTGCAGCGTGCCGATTTCCTGGTGGACGCGTGTTTTGATGTTCGGTTTGTGCGCCAGAAAATCGAGAATCTGCCGGTATTCCGGAGTTTTTTCTCCCAGATTGGGTTTGAGGATAACGATCATGCGACTTTTCCTTTATTATTCAATACGGCTCAAGGCTGGGTATTTTAACAATTTAACCGTGAAAGATATGTTTACAATGAGCCTCAACTCCGCATGAGCCTGAAAGCCGTCAAATCCCCGCCCTACGCCCTGGACCGCGCCACCCTGGAACGCGAGGTGCGCGTGGATACCTATCGTGCCTCCGGCCCAGGCGGGCAGCACGTAAACCGTACCGAATCGGCGATACGCCTGACCCATGCACCTTCGGGGGTGGTGGTGACGGCCACGGAGAACCGCTCCCAGATCCGCAATCGCGCCATCGCCTTCGAGCGTCTTGCACTGAAATTGCGCGCACTAAACCGCGTACGCAAGCCGCGCAAGGCCACCCGCATCAGCCGGGGAATGAAAGAACGCCGGCTGGACGCCAAGAAGCGACGTGCCGCCCTGAAGCGCGAGCGATCACACCGCCGCGAGGAATATTAGCGTTTGCTCAAGCGTCTTCCGGCTGAATTGTTTTGCCCGGGGAGTTGACGTAGGATGTTTTTACACCAGCCCCACCGCAGGGCGGGTGGTTTTAGTTCCAAATAATAAAGGGGGATGTATGCAAACCGGTACCGTGAAGTGGTTCAATAACGCGAAGGGTTATGGTTTTATCACCCCGAGCGACGGCAGTGAGGATGTGTTTGTGCATTTTTCCACCATCGAAGGAGACGGTTACAAGAGTCTGAACGAGGGGCAGCAGGTCGAGTTTGAGCACGCTCAGGGACCGAAGGGCAAGCAGACCACGCGCGTTCTCCCCCGCTGAAATACCGACAGGAAACAGCATTTGCAATTTCCGGCCCCGCCACCGTGCGGGGCCTTGTTTTTGTGCATGGCGCCCGGCGCGTTCCACGCTGGCGTGCCGTGGGCGTTTTACTACACTTGAGAGAAGACATTCCCGTTCGCATCGCATGAACTGGCTGGGCAAGACACTGACGCGGAAGTTCATCATCCTGCTCGCCGGGTTTCTGGCGTTGCAGGCGCTCCAGCTCGGCATCGGCATATTCGGTATCCTGCATGTCGGCGAGGAGGGCACGGCCATCAACGAGGCCGGCCGTCAGCGCATGCGCATGTATCATCTGTTGTTTCTTACGCACGAGGCTCTGGAATACCATTCCTGGCCGAGTGAGGGGCGCAAGATCGTGGATGGCATTCTTGCCGACTACGACGCCGAGTCCGACCGCCTTGATGCGCTGGCCGGTAAGTCGGCGAAGTACGAAAAATTCCGGGAAGCCGTTACCGCCGTGCGCGCTCACTGGGACGGGGAGCTGAAACCGCTGTTGCTGGCGCTCGATCCGTCAAACCCTCAAGCGGCGTTGGCAACCTTGGCCCGTTTCGAGGCCCAGGTTCCCGGGCACGTGAGACATCTGGAGGAGGTCATGAGCCTGATGGAGCTGGATGCCGCCGAGGATGCTCGCGAACTCGCCATTTTTCAGGCCGTTATTCTTGGATTGACCCTGCTCCTCGGCGCGGTCGGTTTTGCCATGGCCCGCTATGTCGTGACTCTGCCGCTGCGGCAGCTGACGGAGGCAACACGTTCCATCGCCGCCGGCGCCTATGACAGGCGTGTCGTGATTTCCTCGCGCGACGAAATCGGCGAGCTGGCCGGCACCTTCAACCGTATGGCGGAGGCCATCGGTGCAAAGACCTCGCGTATCGTTGCCCTGAACGAGATTGCCATTTATCTCACCTCAAAATTGTCATTGCGTGAGTTGCTGGATGAAATCATGAACCGCGGCATGCAGTTGACCGGCGCGCAGGCCGCCTGCATCGCTTTTTTCGATCAGAAGACGAGCCGCTTTAAAGAATGGGTCACGCAAGGTCTGTCGGACCATTTTGTTAAGAACATGTCTTTCCGCCCCGGTGGCCTGGCCCATGAGGCTTTTACTACTACTACTACTACTACTACTTCGGTCGGTACTTACATCCTCAGCAACGACCGGCCCGAGACAAAACACAAACTTTCCCGGCTGACGCACGAGGAAGGCATCCAGTCGTTCACCTGCCTGCCGCTCACGAGCCACGCCAGCCGGCTGGGCGTGATTTATTTCTACCGCAAGGACCGCGATTTCTTTTTGCCGGATGAAATCGAAACTCTGAACACCTTCGCCCACCTTGCCGCCGGCGCAATCGAGAACGCGCAGTTACAGGAGCAGACGCAGGACCTCGCCGTCACCGACAAGCTCACCGATCTGCGCAACCGCCGGTTTTTCGATCAGCGGCTGGCCGAGGAAATCCAGTATGCCATAAGGGATGAAAAGCCCCTTTCGCTGTTGCTGCTCGATATTGATGATTTCAAGCGCATCAATGACACCTATGGGCATGCTGCCGGCGACAAGATGCTCCAGACTTTGGGCCGCACACTTTCGGGCCAGTTGTGGCAGGTTGACGTCGCCGCCCGCTACGGCGGAGAGGAGTTCACCGTCATTCTCCCAGGAACGGATTTCAATGCCGCGAGGCGCGTGGCTGAACGCCTCCGGCAGTCTGTCGAGGGTGCGACGACCCGCCTGGAGGGCGGTCGCACGATCAGTATGACGGTCAGCATTGGCATTGCCTGTTTCCCGCGTTGCGGGGACTCGGCGGAAAGCCTGGTCGAGCACGCCGACCAGGCTTTGTATACCGCCAAGCGCGAGGGCAAGAACCGCGTGTGTCTGTACCGTGAAATTCTCAAGTCAAGACTGGAGCAGAATCCGGATGAAATCGTAATGTTGCTCAAACAGGGCCTGGAGAATATTCAGCCCATTGTTACGGCTGTGTCCGCCAAGGCGGCGTTTCTTCACGAACACATGGCGCTGGTTGTCGATACGGCGATGCGGCTGGCGGATGTGCTCACGCTTAACCGGGAGGATCGTGAAACGTTGCGCCTCGCGGCGCAGTTGCATGAGATCGGCATGATCACCATATCCGACGAGGTCCTGAACAAGCGGGGCGCGCTAACCACCGAGGACTGGGCGCTGATCCGGCAGCACCCCGCCACCGCTGCCGGATTCCTGGAGCAGGTGCCCGCCTTGTGTCACCTCGCGCCGGTTGTCCGTCATCATCATGAGCGTTATGACGGCGGCGGCTATCCCGACGGGCTCAAGGGTGAGGCCATTCCCTATCTGGCGCGGGTACTGACGGCCGCGGACACCTATGCCGCGATGATAGGCGAATGGATCGGGCATAAGGCCAAGCCGGCCGCTGTGGCCAAAGCGCAGTTTACAGAATCCGCCGGGACCCAGCTTGATCCGCGGATCGTTTTGGCGTTTGTACAGGTGCTGGATAAGGAGCAGGCACAGACAGACTGAGTGCGCGCGGCGGAGGGTGTGCGCGACGCCGGAATCGGGGCCGGAGCCCCAGCTCCCGACGTTATCCCGATGTCCGCTCCAGCGCGACGGCATAGAATCCGTCGGTGTGATGGCGGTGCGGGTACAGCCGCAGGACGTCGTCCTCCATCGTCAGCGGCACGTGCCGTCGCTCCAGTATCTCGTTTACCGGGATCATGCGAAAGTCCGGGTGTTCTGACAGGAATTTTTCCACGATGTCATCGTTTTCTTCTTTCAGCAAACTGCATGTCGCATATACCAGCCTCCCTCCGGGCTTGAGCAGCTCGGCCGCGGCGGCCAGGATGCGCTGCTGGGTGTCCGTCAGCTCTGCCAGGTTGATGTTGCGCCATTTAATGTCGGGATTGCGTCGCATCGTGCCGGTACCCGAGCAGGGCGCGTCTACCAGTACGCGGTCAATTTTCCCCTTCAGACGTTGCACACGCGCATCGCGTTCATGGCTTATCGTGACCATGCGGACGTTGTTCAGTCCGGCGCGCCGCAGCCGTGGCTTGAGCCGGTCCAGCCGCTTGGCCAGTACGTCGAAGGCATACACCGTGCCGGAGTTGGCCATGAGCGCCCCCAAGTACAGCGTTTTTCCGCCGGCGCCGGCGCAGAAATCCACGACCATTTCCTGCCGTTTCGGCTCCAGCATCAGCGCCAGCAACTGACTGCCTTCGTCCTGTACCTCGAATAATCCCTCCTTAAAACAAAGCGTCTTGAAAATCGGCGCGCGCTCACGGCGTCGCAGACCGGAAGGCGAGTAGGGCGTAACCTCGCACGAAAACCCTTCTTGCGTGAGCCGCGTCTGGACCTCATCGCGTTTGGCCTTGATCGTGTTAACGCGCATGTCCAATGGCGCGGGCTGATTCAGCGCCTGCGATAACGCCAGCGTTTCCGCATCGCCGTATTGCGCACGCAATAGTTCCGCCAGCCAGTCCGGCATGTTCGCTTGAATGGCAAATGGCAGCGTGGTTTTGTCGAGCGTGCGCGCACGCTCCACCATCCCGCGCGCATCGCCCCGGAATCCCGTTTCTTCAAGTGCGCGGGCGCTGTAGTCGTGTGTCAGCAGGTATGCCGCCACCACATCCAGCAGCAGAGAGTTACCGGCAATGTGCTCCAGCCAGCGTTTCTCGCGCAGACAGCCGTAAACCGTCTCCGCCACGAAGCCGCGATCGCGCACGCCCATATTCTTGTGCGTTCGGAAATAACCCTCCATCTGCCGGTCGGCGGGTATTTTTTCGCTGAGAATGCGTTCCAGCAGCTCAGCGGCGGAATGGAGCAGGATGGGTTTGGCCATGGATGAATGTGGGAAAGGCTGCGGATGCGAATCGCAGCGGGATTATTTGCCGTAGCGCTGGAGCAGATCCTGATAGGCGTCTATGCGCCGGTCACGAAAGAAGGGCCAGATACGGCGCACGTCTTCGGATTGTTTACGGCTGATTTCCGCCACCAGGACCTCGGGCTTGTCGCTTGCGGCCTGCGCGAAATATTCTCCCTGCGGCCCGGTAATAAAACTCGAACCCCAGAATTGAATTCCTGACGTGCGGCCTGAAGGGTCCGGTTCGTGCCCCACGCGGTTGCAGGTGACGACAGGCAGGCCGTTGGCGATGGCATGCGCACGCTGGATGGTTATCCAGGCCTCGCGCTGGCGGCTTTTCTCGGCTTCATCGTCGCGCGGGTCCCAGCCGATAGCAGTAGGGT
It encodes:
- a CDS encoding RsmB/NOP family class I SAM-dependent RNA methyltransferase, translating into MAKPILLHSAAELLERILSEKIPADRQMEGYFRTHKNMGVRDRGFVAETVYGCLREKRWLEHIAGNSLLLDVVAAYLLTHDYSARALEETGFRGDARGMVERARTLDKTTLPFAIQANMPDWLAELLRAQYGDAETLALSQALNQPAPLDMRVNTIKAKRDEVQTRLTQEGFSCEVTPYSPSGLRRRERAPIFKTLCFKEGLFEVQDEGSQLLALMLEPKRQEMVVDFCAGAGGKTLYLGALMANSGTVYAFDVLAKRLDRLKPRLRRAGLNNVRMVTISHERDARVQRLKGKIDRVLVDAPCSGTGTMRRNPDIKWRNINLAELTDTQQRILAAAAELLKPGGRLVYATCSLLKEENDDIVEKFLSEHPDFRMIPVNEILERRHVPLTMEDDVLRLYPHRHHTDGFYAVALERTSG
- a CDS encoding diguanylate cyclase is translated as MNWLGKTLTRKFIILLAGFLALQALQLGIGIFGILHVGEEGTAINEAGRQRMRMYHLLFLTHEALEYHSWPSEGRKIVDGILADYDAESDRLDALAGKSAKYEKFREAVTAVRAHWDGELKPLLLALDPSNPQAALATLARFEAQVPGHVRHLEEVMSLMELDAAEDARELAIFQAVILGLTLLLGAVGFAMARYVVTLPLRQLTEATRSIAAGAYDRRVVISSRDEIGELAGTFNRMAEAIGAKTSRIVALNEIAIYLTSKLSLRELLDEIMNRGMQLTGAQAACIAFFDQKTSRFKEWVTQGLSDHFVKNMSFRPGGLAHEAFTTTTTTTTSVGTYILSNDRPETKHKLSRLTHEEGIQSFTCLPLTSHASRLGVIYFYRKDRDFFLPDEIETLNTFAHLAAGAIENAQLQEQTQDLAVTDKLTDLRNRRFFDQRLAEEIQYAIRDEKPLSLLLLDIDDFKRINDTYGHAAGDKMLQTLGRTLSGQLWQVDVAARYGGEEFTVILPGTDFNAARRVAERLRQSVEGATTRLEGGRTISMTVSIGIACFPRCGDSAESLVEHADQALYTAKREGKNRVCLYREILKSRLEQNPDEIVMLLKQGLENIQPIVTAVSAKAAFLHEHMALVVDTAMRLADVLTLNREDRETLRLAAQLHEIGMITISDEVLNKRGALTTEDWALIRQHPATAAGFLEQVPALCHLAPVVRHHHERYDGGGYPDGLKGEAIPYLARVLTAADTYAAMIGEWIGHKAKPAAVAKAQFTESAGTQLDPRIVLAFVQVLDKEQAQTD